A window of the Fibrobacter sp. UWP2 genome harbors these coding sequences:
- a CDS encoding glycosyltransferase, translating into MQNGTKPFTIVDFNNFWSPSGGGVRRYHLQKMAFYEAASSKGENALSVFVMPDGKTFTEQKSENLVIEHVEAFKFPGNWEYRFIWKRSQVEPVLAKYQPDIIEVGSPYILPTVVRRAAKKISPASKLVGFWHADFPVTYVGRPVAKKVGPGIGTFCRKKAFWYARKEFKGFDCIQASSKEVMARLKKNNLPDPRWIPLGCDIQMFSPTKRDEALVQELKAGDPDRLTIFFPHRHCNEKGMDLVLGAYDILTEKLGHEPAIVFAGTGPSLPQVQEAVAKHPHMRYIGFVNSIDEMARYYASVDLGLALSGWETFGLSILESMASGNAQVGAAAGAAFEHVTESKAGTILAERTPQALANAIVELYHSDMQTMKQNARAYAEKYSWEDCFKRQLDLYKSLAK; encoded by the coding sequence ATGCAAAACGGAACCAAGCCGTTCACCATCGTCGACTTCAACAACTTCTGGAGCCCATCCGGAGGTGGAGTCCGCCGTTACCACCTGCAAAAAATGGCGTTTTACGAAGCGGCCAGCTCCAAGGGCGAAAACGCGCTCTCGGTTTTTGTGATGCCCGACGGCAAGACCTTTACCGAACAAAAGAGCGAAAACCTCGTCATTGAGCACGTGGAAGCGTTCAAGTTCCCCGGTAACTGGGAATACCGCTTTATTTGGAAGCGCTCGCAGGTGGAGCCCGTGCTCGCCAAGTACCAGCCCGACATTATTGAAGTCGGCTCCCCGTACATTTTGCCGACGGTCGTGCGCCGCGCCGCCAAAAAAATCTCGCCCGCATCCAAGCTGGTGGGATTCTGGCACGCCGACTTCCCCGTGACTTACGTGGGTCGCCCCGTCGCCAAAAAAGTGGGGCCCGGCATAGGCACGTTCTGCCGCAAAAAGGCGTTCTGGTACGCCCGCAAAGAATTCAAGGGCTTCGACTGCATCCAGGCCTCTTCCAAGGAGGTCATGGCGCGCCTCAAAAAGAACAACCTCCCGGACCCGCGCTGGATCCCGCTCGGTTGCGACATTCAAATGTTCTCGCCCACCAAGCGCGACGAAGCCTTGGTGCAAGAGCTTAAGGCGGGCGACCCGGACCGCCTCACCATCTTTTTCCCGCACAGGCACTGCAACGAAAAAGGCATGGACCTGGTCCTTGGCGCCTACGACATCCTGACCGAAAAGCTGGGACACGAACCCGCTATTGTGTTTGCGGGAACGGGGCCCTCGCTCCCGCAAGTACAGGAGGCGGTCGCCAAGCACCCGCACATGCGCTACATTGGCTTTGTGAATTCCATTGACGAAATGGCCCGCTACTACGCGAGCGTCGACCTGGGGCTTGCCCTCTCGGGCTGGGAGACCTTCGGACTCTCCATTCTCGAAAGCATGGCAAGCGGCAACGCCCAGGTGGGAGCCGCCGCCGGAGCCGCCTTTGAACACGTGACCGAATCCAAGGCAGGGACAATCCTCGCCGAACGTACACCGCAGGCTCTCGCCAACGCCATTGTGGAACTTTACCATTCCGACATGCAGACCATGAAGCAGAACGCCCGCGCCTATGCCGAAAAATACAGCTGGGAAGACTGCTTTAAAAGACAACTGGATTTATACAAGAGTTTAGCAAAATGA
- a CDS encoding glycosyltransferase produces MIPNRLIFIWLGPKFPWSGGVAVRSAYKVQQPQSIWLVHEGLMQEGDGWDLIKDIPGLEVIPVQDSHFEGLDDDGLCLKLFKTLKAPASRANLLRLALLYKYGGVYLDTDVIVVKPFDNLMQQKGFIGVEPVALPADLFRSVNPFRWIYCGLQFAFREFCARLPGGYRLFRLAERGFSAAVNNAIIGSEPGNPTIRSAFEFIKKMPEAERLKRYRLGTRLMQNVTHNKSSESMVVLPARFFYPLGPEISAHWFKPKTSNKLDELILKDTCVVHWYNSVEGRFLHTKVSAEWVKENPTTAFSELSKEFIN; encoded by the coding sequence ATGATTCCCAATCGCCTCATCTTTATTTGGCTAGGCCCCAAGTTCCCGTGGAGCGGCGGTGTCGCCGTCCGTTCGGCATACAAAGTTCAACAGCCACAGTCCATTTGGCTTGTACACGAAGGACTAATGCAAGAAGGCGACGGTTGGGACCTCATCAAGGACATCCCCGGACTCGAGGTCATCCCCGTCCAGGACTCCCACTTTGAAGGCCTGGACGATGACGGGCTTTGCCTAAAGCTGTTCAAGACACTCAAAGCGCCCGCCAGCCGAGCCAACCTGTTGCGTTTGGCACTTCTCTACAAATACGGCGGTGTTTACCTCGACACCGACGTCATTGTCGTAAAACCTTTCGACAACCTCATGCAGCAAAAGGGCTTTATTGGAGTCGAACCCGTAGCGCTTCCCGCCGACCTTTTCAGGAGCGTCAATCCCTTCCGTTGGATTTATTGCGGCCTCCAATTCGCCTTCCGCGAGTTCTGTGCGCGACTCCCCGGTGGGTACAGGTTGTTCCGCCTTGCCGAGAGAGGATTCTCTGCCGCGGTGAACAACGCCATCATAGGTTCCGAGCCCGGGAACCCCACCATCCGCAGCGCCTTTGAATTCATCAAGAAAATGCCCGAAGCGGAACGCCTCAAACGCTACCGCCTGGGGACGCGGCTCATGCAAAACGTCACGCACAACAAGAGCAGCGAATCCATGGTGGTCTTGCCGGCACGCTTTTTTTACCCCCTCGGCCCCGAAATCAGCGCGCACTGGTTTAAACCAAAGACCAGCAACAAGTTAGACGAGCTCATTTTAAAGGATACCTGCGTGGTGCATTGGTACAACTCGGTCGAGGGGCGCTTCCTCCACACCAAGGTCTCGGCGGAGTGGGTCAAAGAGAACCCCACAACGGCTTTTAGCGAATTATCGAAAGAGTTCATAAATTAA